The proteins below are encoded in one region of Herpetosiphon gulosus:
- a CDS encoding helix-turn-helix domain-containing protein yields MSTLLSTKGAAERLGISRRRVICLITDQRLPAMKIGREWIIQEADLALVAHRKNGAPRKQDRKEAS; encoded by the coding sequence ATGAGTACACTTTTATCAACAAAAGGCGCAGCCGAACGACTCGGTATTAGCCGTCGTCGTGTTATCTGTTTAATTACAGATCAACGACTACCTGCCATGAAAATTGGTCGTGAGTGGATTATTCAGGAGGCTGACCTTGCCTTGGTGGCCCATCGAAAAAATGGTGCACCACGCAAACAGGATCGGAAAGAAGCATCATAA
- a CDS encoding integrase, producing the protein MLMVINPAPPRVGTVRVLRTARPRRTVERVLAVIPATQWLDRAVFWLMYDTQLRVLPLCRLTVADVDLASPLPVVRCGERWRLLTEAPTVTALTAYLPLRSASSDFLLTHAERPLDFAYLDQRWRMYCQRAGVTCTLRELRGG; encoded by the coding sequence ATGCTGATGGTGATCAATCCTGCGCCCCCTCGCGTGGGGACGGTGCGAGTGCTGCGGACGGCGCGGCCTCGTCGAACGGTGGAACGGGTGCTGGCGGTGATTCCAGCGACCCAGTGGTTGGATCGGGCCGTGTTTTGGCTGATGTACGATACCCAACTGCGGGTGTTGCCGCTGTGTCGGCTGACTGTAGCCGATGTCGATCTGGCCAGTCCGTTGCCGGTGGTGCGCTGTGGCGAGCGCTGGCGACTGCTGACGGAAGCCCCGACCGTGACCGCCCTGACCGCGTACCTGCCCCTGCGATCCGCATCATCCGACTTCCTCTTGACCCATGCGGAGCGACCCCTTGATTTCGCCTATCTTGACCAGCGCTGGCGGATGTACTGCCAACGGGCTGGTGTCACTTGCACCCTGCGCGAGCTGCGCGGCGGCTAG